The nucleotide sequence TATCACCCAAACCATCCAGAACCAAAGATAGGTGCTGAATTCTTCGGATTTATAAAGGATGCAAACTACGTTGATCCTGATCCAGTTGATAATCAAAACTGGAGAAACGAAGAAGAAATGAAGGAAGCAACCTATACTGAAGAGCTAAAAACTCTTTTGGAGTTTAAAACCACCAGAAATGACTGGTTTGTCAAAGAACCAAGGAGGAGAGGCAGAAAGGTTACCCATAAAGTACAAGAGGGTGAGGGGTCATCATCACagccaaagaagaaacaaaagaaagtggcaaAGACATTGCTTGTTGATGAGCCTGAGGAAGATGAGCCAGTTGAAACTGCAGAAGAAGATCTGTATGCTGATCATTTGATGTTTAACGTTGATGTTTTAGATACTGAGCAAGTAGTTAATGTGGAAGCTGAGAAAGAGAAGGTTATTGATGACGTTGAAGGTGATGATGTTAATAAGAGCACTACAAGCTCTTCGAGTTCTtcatatgatgaaattgatgaaaCTGAAAGGTTGAAAAGAATCCAAGCAGAGACAGAGAAAGAGAAGTTGTTGAGAAAGAGAAAGATGCAAGAAAAGGAAGATGCTCCATATGTGCCATCTCCGCAACATGTTTCTGATTCGCAATCACCTTCTAGTGGTAGAAAGAAAGCTGGGGCAAGAAAGAAAGTTGTGTCTCCAAAGATATGGAAAGTTACTCCAAAGATTTCTAAGCCGAAGATTGTCTTGAAGAAGAAACCTTCCAAAGAATCTAGgaaaccaccaacaccaccacctgaGTCAACACCACAATCACCAATTCAAACACCTCCACAACAATcttcaccaccaaaacaaccttcaccaccaaaacaaccaacaccacccaAACAACCATCACCAATACATCTTTCACCACTACATCtctcaccaccacaacaacaacaaaccctACTTACATCGCAAGATCTTTAaaacaccaccactcactcaAATTCAACTAACACCTGGTTCTTCTGGGCACAAAGGTCTTCATATTCCTCATGATACTCTTGAAGATATTGGAGATTTTGGCTTTGCTAATGATGAACAAGTTAAGAAGTTGGAAAAGAAGATGGATGATGTGTTGGATGAAAACAAAAAGTTAGCTGCTGAGTGCAAGAAAGTCTCTGATCGTGAGAAAATTCTTGAAATGCGTGTGAAGAGATTGGAGACTGATAACAAAGAATTGTTGAAGAAGATTGACGCTGATCAATCTGAGAATGATATCTTGAAAGTGCGAGTTgctgaacttgaagaagaaaaagctCGAAGAGATGAACAGAACAAATACTTCGAGTTGAAAAACAAAGAGCTTGAAGCTGAAAAAGCATTAAAAGAATATGAGCTTTATATGTTAAACAAAGTTGTGGAAAAGATGCTTGGAAAATCAATTGAGCAACAGTTTGAAGAGATCCAAGTCGAAGAACTCAGGGCTAAACGTCAAGCTGAGATAGATGAACAGATGAAAGATAAAGGTAAAGGCATTGAAGGAAGTTTTGCAGTGACAAAGAGATCAATTGTTCCTTCCTTGGTTGTTGAGAATCCTGAACCTTTAACTGTTATATCTGGCCTTTTTGAGGAGGAAACACATCTTGAAGAGCTagttggtgatgatgatgaagatgaggatgatgaggatgatgatgaggatgactaggaagatgacgatgatgagaAAGTATTTTCAGCAAGCAGTCATGGTTCTGATAACGACGATGACGATGCTCAAGGTGGTATGGGTGTAAAAGTGACTGAAGTTTCCAAAGAAAGAACAGTTGATGATTTTCTGAATGATTCTGTGAATGAAGATTCAGGGGGGAGCTGaaggaaagggggagtctggtgATGCTCAAAATGTTGAACATGTCGAGAAGTTAattttgagattggatacttaTCGGGAAGAAGGTGAACATTTTCATACATACACATTGGAAACAATTAAGGAAATGACCCGTATGGTGAATCCTGATTTCAAGTTTGACTTTGAAGAAGAATTAAATGCATTTGACATCAACCATCAACCAGAATACGAGTATAAGTATGTAGAGGATGCTGATATGTATGacagggttgaggttgaggattggaCTGATGATGAGGATGTAAGTGAAGATATTTCTCAGTTGCCTACGCTGATGGAGTTCTTTACAGAAGAAAATAGAGATGAGTTAAGAAGGAAGGTTGCTGAGATCTTAAAAGACAAAAACTTTGATGGTACTCCCAAAGACATGGAAAAGGAAGAATGGAAAAAGTGGTTTAAGGATAGTCACGAGAGGAAGTTTAAAAGACCGTTGAAGTACTATCAACGAGATCGAAGTGTGTCGCTCGGTTATATCATTAGCTGGGGTTTCCTGCCTCGTGTTAATGCTTATGCGATGAGGAGAGAATGTGGGGTGCAGTACAttgaacgtttatatgacataatgtcattaccatggtgggatgttgAAGAGTTATCGAAAGTAAGAACTTTAGGATATCCAGTGCGAAAGAATGATATTCCGATGTGgggtgatgcgtgtcagtgtgtatataattttagatatatttttaagccctttttacactttttagccaagttttaaatttataaaacacgatatttactaacactaaacacacatatgggcaagtgcacccatcgtggacgtagtatagtgttggtaagataccgaggtcgtccaaggacacaagagcttttaataccggtttatcctcaacgtctaatcaaatcaaaaagttagaaaaatgttttaaactaagaaaaataaaaactaactaaatgctgaaaaataaaataaaataaaaacagatagacaagatgaatcacttggatccgacaagtgtattagtataacctttgattattttcgcacttttgcacttgtttaagagattatcttagttattgtagtaggcccctttttcggaggtgacgttaccctcaacccagtagtttgagtcagcaaggatacaatcctaaagggttggattattgaaagataatgaattaagttattaatgcaaattatggtaggccccgcttttggcggtgac is from Helianthus annuus cultivar XRQ/B chromosome 9, HanXRQr2.0-SUNRISE, whole genome shotgun sequence and encodes:
- the LOC110875571 gene encoding general transcription factor IIF subunit 1-like, with the protein product MMIDHAYPEIERDLKNDLLVQSHMSNDSLKHLARYHPNHPEPKIGAEFFGFIKDANYVDPDPVDNQNWRNEEEMKEATYTEELKTLLEFKTTRNDWFVKEPRRRGRKVTHKVQEGEGSSSQPKKKQKKVAKTLLVDEPEEDEPVETAEEDLYADHLMFNVDVLDTEQVVNVEAEKEKVIDDVEGDDVNKSTTSSSSSSYDEIDETERLKRIQAETEKEKLLRKRKMQEKEDAPYVPSPQHVSDSQSPSSGRKKAGARKKVVSPKIWKVTPKISKPKIVLKKKPSKESRKPPTPPPESTPQSPIQTPPQQSSPPKQPSPPKQPTPPKQPSPIHLSPLHLSPPQQQQTLLTSQDL